ttttcttatgaggtgtgtgcttagggacctcaatcgctatatttataggcgtttctcATAGCATCGATGAGTGTATCGGGAGCCGAGATTCAGAAGGAGAATCGTGTACGCATCTAAATTTTTTTGGCTGTAGCCAATATCAATTTGTACACGCTACTTCTTTTAATATGTGTCACgtttttcttacattctcccagttgacacatatatctcatttatcataggagaaaacaaaatacatgaatcatggcgaTAAGTCATCTTAAAACGAatattatcttccatgtattacaatgcattatgtcTCTCAAATCTGTATAACATAATGAATAAACCCAatgtttattcgaggtccaactttattgatatttatcaAATCAATGAATGTATACACAACAAATATGAGAGGGTTGTGAATTAATGTGATCTTTCTCAAAAACTATGTCATTTGAATAatcactcccactaatcaaatcattctcaagaaattttgcatttcttgattccacaattctagtgttgtgatatggacaatagaatctataccctttggatttttcagcatacccaatgaaatatccacttatagttcttgggtccagtttcttttcatgtaGGTTGTGAACTCTTATTTCAGAAGGACAACCCCAAATgcgtatatgttgcaaactcggtttTCAACCTTTAAATAACTCAAATGACGTCTTTGGGACAACCTTAGTTGGAACtcggtttaatatatacacagctgtcttaagagcttcagtccacaaggatttaggaagtttggagctactaaacatgctcctcaccatgtccaataattttcggtttctcctctcagctacgccATTCTGGTCAGGAGAACCaggcatagtatattgggcaacaatcccatgttcttggagaaacttcgcaaacggaccaggtgcttgtccattctcagtgtatctaccGTAATATTCTCCATCTCTATCAGTTCTCATGATATTAATATGTTTTCAACATTGCTTCTCCACTTCAGTcttaaaaaccttaaaggcttcaagtgcttcgtttttattatgaagcatgtagatatacatgtatcgtgagtaatcatcaatgaaagagatgaagtatttcggactttgcatgtccatatctagacaacaaatatctgaatgtatgatttctaatatttccctactcctcttggcaccctttttagattattggtctgctttcccttaatgcagtccacacaagtctcaaaatcagtaaaatctaaagtaATAAGTGCTCCATCATTCACTAATCTTTTAATCCTCTCTATGGAGATATGTCCCAATCTCCTGTGCCACAATATagaggaatcttcatttataacatatcttttaataactccttgaacatgcatagtggtgttattattttgtaaagaaatagaaaaaagaccatcaaccattataccatttccaataagatttgatttataaaacaaatttattgatttatccaaaaactgaaaGGAATAACCAAGAGGTACAAGTTTTGATactgaaattaaattcctagaaaaactaAGAACATAAAATGTCttttccaattttaaaatataaccactattcaacactaggcagcaagtcccaatagtctccacatgcgaagacatcttgtttcctgaatagATGATTCGCTCATTTTCTATTGACTTCCTTAGGTTTTGTATACCctgcaaggtatttgtaacatggattgtagaaccagaatcaatccaccatgtgttataaatcatatcaaccatattagattcataacagacaaatgaagtaggaatacctttcttttcaagccagtccttaaatttattgcaatccttcttaatgtgtcccgtctttttacagaagaatcacttggattctttcttgatgtcAGGTTGGGGTGGAATTATTCCTTTTCCTTTATccttgactttggcttgctTTTCATACTTTCCTTGTGTGGTCATAAAGACATTATCATTTGTTTCCATCAACAACCttccttcctcttgaacacacatggtcattaattcattaatcgatcatttatccttatgtgtattgtaggaaattttgaagggtccatattgctgtagaagagtgcataaaatatagtgcacaagaaaagtctcagacatttccacttcaagtgtcttGAGCCGAGCCGCTATGTCCCGCATTTTCATGATGTGCTCTCGCAAACCTCTCACACTAgtgagccttaatgaagagaattACATAATTAGGGTGTTAGCAAGTGCTTTGTCCGAAGACTGAAATTGTTCATCAATATCCTTCAGTAACTCTCTGACATTATTATGCTGATCGACAGAACCACGCATACCagcagagattttggtctttatgaacattacgcaaagtcgattagatcgctcccatttttcataaagatcaacatcatccggaatgctgttttcagtaatagcagatggttcgtctttccgtatagcataatcaatattcATCCATctcaattgaagaagaattctttctttccatattttatagttatcgCCCTTTAGTTCGGGAATGTcatatttcatatcagaaaaacttgcaggttgcataactgcacaaaatatcatatgcttaaaattttgagacaatatcatgttttaccaatataaatcatgtttttttttaaatctaatgacataaaatttgcttgtgggctaaaattttaattcaataagattttctgtaactttatgataaatctatcaaaatatattttcattaactcctgtgggtaaattaagaaaaatataatttgatgtTTTAAcctaattatttatataaatataataaaaattcatgtggGGTAAAATctattatgtttatataattaattacaattgatgtccattatgtgatccaaatccacttaatgcaaaatttttcataattaaggatgttgtggctattcctcaattatttaaaattatacggttcACCGGACAAAATTTGGCTTTACTTTAatactttatataataattatttagtaacataatcaacattttcCAAGAGTGCTCCCAGAAAAGATAGGTAGTGCTAAGACActttaaatacctaactccTAGTCAGAGAAACAATCCTCAGGGAGACCAGTGGCTAGTCAAAGCAGTTTAAATCGATCTATGAAGAACTCCCTCGGATCATGTTTTCTCATgtcaccttataattattatttactttaattattcacatttatgtgaatttttataagccaaaatttttctttaaataactttatattcacatttttacttaatataaacaaatacgttccccatcagtttttctcttcaatcaaagTAGCTATAAAGTGAGGATCATATTTATGTGAAAATGTGGGCTCCttatcagtttttctcttttatcagtAATGTAAAGTGAtgattatttgttcatttgtgaatatctgaaatattttattttgtaatattatattcacatcttacttgatatgttcatttcaaattataaacaacttaatataatttaatatgaacataatgtgaatattgatgtaccaattatttttcaatattattttcattttaaatttcaaaaataaatgcaagtataatattaaatttgcatgtacacatcaaacacttatccataatatttgacatttTATCTAACATACAAAAATAGtttctaaacatgtattaaaaatTACGTCGaacttgaaattattttaatgtgtacaaattatttaaccaaatgtTATATGTACACcgaattatacatataacttaataacacattaatcattatttatttatttattattaattttatttaaataataaataaaaaacgacaattgatatcaaatttcaAATTAGTGTGAGTCCCGCGTAATTAATTGTGAGTcccacattaattaattaattttttaaaaaaaattaattaatcaattaccGACACTTTTGACAAATTGAAATGTGTTGCATGTTCAAATTGACGTATGCAGTCTTTCACATTCAATGCAGTGCATGTGTTATGATTGATTAATATAATCATTTCGTTCATGAATTGCCACAATCCTTCTTCAATCTTTTCTGAATATTTAGCTCCAAATTTTTACTCTCATTTCGTAAAAATTTCAGAAAGCaaatctaaattttatttttgagatttcaaAGAAGAACTTCAAGGTGCAACCGAGAACAAAATTCTCaggtaaattttttaatatcattATGTCCGATCTATAAATTTTAAGTTTCGTAcgtaaaacttaaaattcttttcccaaaatttcatgatatgaaaacaaatattttcaggGCAGAGGTatcacggctctgataccaaatgttagagatttttctcaaaatcatgtttttacgtatacatgaacatgaaaaacaATATGCGGAAGCTTAAATCGAGTGTTACTTCCGGccattgaaattttgatttctctGATTTTCTTCTCGGTTGATGCCTTCTAAGCACTCCACTCTCTCAATAGATGGTGTAAATttttcttatgaggtgtgtgcttagggacctcaatcgctctatttataggcgtttctcATATCATTGATGAGTGTATCGAGAGCCGAGATTCAGAAGGAGAATCGTGTACGCATCTAAATTTTCTTGGCAGTCGCCAATATCAATTTGTACACGCTACTTCTTTTAATATGTGTCACGTTTTTCTTACAGTAGGATGTTGGCTAAGTATGGTTCGAGTCTCAAGTCGTTCGGTAAGTCGTAAGCTATTTTATTTAATCTGGGAATCGTACGCGTCCAAGTGCATCTTTGGgacaatgtttgtttggttaaTTTATGAGGCGGGCATTCCAATGAAGTCCACGATGTTTGTAAATATGTATCACgtgctaaataattatttttgagctATGCGATTGGTCTTGTGGCCAAATTATGTTACtagtttggaagccggagaacgtgtccggggacctctccaaccTCTTCGGAGGATTATGTTATGTTAGGGAGCGGAcctccagtccaagggctgtggtgattcCTGGTGGCCCAGTATTGCGATTTAGTTTGATCAAACGATTTTTGTGTTTGAATCACTTGTATTGAACAAAACCGTATgcaaaattatttatgtttacgATTATGCATGACAAGtaagaaaatatgattttatgatttttatgaagatGTTTATGCAGGAAAGTTGCGTTatacatatttataattataatattttatgtacaAGCTAAGTTAATATTGCATGGATTTTTAtcacgtattacttgttatttatggtttatgcatgttgagtctttaggtttactagacttgatcgatgtagaTGATGTAGTCAAGGAGGCTGGAGGTGGTGACCAATGAGCAGACTCGATCCAGTGGCAGTGTAAACCCGATGACCTTGTCacttaaattatattattacgcGTGTTTTTAAACTATTTATGCTGACTTTTTATTTATTAGTATTGATGCCTAGTATATTAAATTTATGGTTTTTGTTagactatttttaaattaaattaatattttatgtatttttaggattaattaaatgttggcaatttattattaattttgaatgTGTGGTGATtcgttattttaaatttaagagctattttgataaataattatttaataagaaaactttaaatttttccgcaaatattAAAGTATTAGTATTTTAAGATACGGTTCATCACAGAAAGAACTACATGAAGATTAAGAAAAGCGAGAAGAGAAGATATCCAATCAATGGCCGAAAACAGAGAAGATGCCAGACGAAACCCGCCAGAAGCTATACCTATTAGAGATCATTTCAGACTAGTGATCAAGGCACATTATTCTGGCATTGCTCGAGGGacaataaatgcaaacaatttCGAGCTGAAGCCTGCACTGATAaatatggttcaacagaacTAGTTTGCGGGAACTGCCACTGCAGATCCTCACGTCCATTTGAAGGCTTTCCTAGAGATTACAGACACGGTAAAGATTAATAATGTATATGCTAATATTATTAGACTGTGTTTGTTTTCGTTTTGTTTCAAGGACCAAGCAAGATGATGGCTCCAATTGCTTCCCTTGGGGAGTATCACGACATGGCATGAGCTGGCGATAAATTTCCTTGCTAAGTATTTTCcccctgcgaagtctgcacagttgaagattgagatcaatacttttaggcagactgactttgaaAAGTTGTATGAGGCGTGGGAAATGTATGAGGAGTTGCTGAGGAGGTGCaaaaaccatggttttgaagactggGTACAAATTGAATTCTTCTACAATGGTCTGAATGTGCAAACGACGGGAACTGTTGATGCAGCCGCTAGTGGTACAATATTTGCGAAATCTCCTGACCAAGCATACGATTTGCTTGAACAGAGGAAtattaacagttatcagtggccgtctGCAAGGTCTGGAGCAAAAAAGACACCCGGGTTGTACGTAGTGGACCCCATGATCACTTCACTTATTGCGCAAGTTTCTGCACTGACTACCCAACTCACAACAATGAATAaagtacaatatacatatgaaGTAGCAAATATAGCTACGAAGAAGAGCCAAGCATGGAAACCGCACACTACGTCAATAATCATGgctatggaggatatcgagATAAGCCTCTCCCTAATACTTATTATcttggtttgagaaatcatgagaatttttcatatacAAATAATAAGAATGTATTAAACCCCACCCTGGGGTTCAATACCCAaaagggggaaggaaagccTTCGTTGAGGATTTAATTAGGACATTTGTTGCTAAATATGGTAAGAGGATGGCTAGGATAGAGACTAAGCTTGACAACCTAGAGACACACATGGCGAATATTAGTGCTTCCTTGAAAATCCTTGAGTCGCAAGTTGGGCAACTAACGAAGAAACTCACGTCTCAACCGTCGGGTGCAATACCAAAGACTGCAGACCAAAATCTGAGAGAAGTGAACGCCATTTTCATACAGCATGAGGAGATTGGAATGGTAGATGGAGAAGAGGAAAAGATTGATCCCACACCCATCCGAGAAGAAAAGTCAAATCCAAGCAAAGGAGTCTGAGGTAAGAAAGGTAAGAGATACGATTTTGATCAGTGCATTAATATCTCTTTACTTTCCTACCCCCACAAATTTATACagagtttcaaaagaaaaaagtgTTGAAGATATCAAGAACTTGCACACTAACATGCAGTCTGCAGATCCAGAGGGAGTGACATTTACCGAAGGAGGCGATGAGGGGATACAAAGAAATCTTCCACAGAAGCTGCAAGACCCTGGGGAATTCGTTGTACCACGTACAATAAGGGGCCAAATAGTGGGAAAAACTATTTGTGATCCAGGGGCGAGCGTTAATGTAATGACAAGTTCTCTTTGCGAGAAATTTGGACTGAGCTGGATGAAGCCCACAAATCTAATCTTGCAGTTGGAAGATAAATATGTCAAGGTACCGTTAGGTCTTGTGGAAGATATTGAAGTTCAGATTGATAAACTGAGGTTTCGAGCATATTTTGTTGTGCTTGACATGGAGAACAATCAGAATTCTCTTGTCATTCTAGGACGAGCATTCTTGGCTACTGCTGGAACCGTCATTGACGTGAAACATGGAAGGTTGACCATGGAGGTCGATGGTCAGAGGATGGTGATCAAGGCATCCAAAAGATTACATGACCCACCTTGAACATGAATGACAATCAGGTTGATGatgttaaaccaagcgcttgttGAGAGGCAACCCATCAGTATCTTTTAATgctttcattattttatttattttcagtagtataattttttttgcattttcatgtttttgaattATTCATTTGAAGATTAGACATTGATTCGTGTTTTATCACGTAGGATAGGTTGAAAACCGGTGTGGAAATGAGCTCAAATGGCGTAACTTCGGAAGGACAAGCTCCTAGGGGCCATATATTTAGCGCTGCAGCACCCATTTATTCGATGGATAAGTGCCTAGGCACCCGTATATCAGCGCCGCAACGCCGATTTGTGAAGGATAAGGGTCGTAGCCACTTATACAGCGTTGCAGCACTAACTTACCCGAGGACAAGCACCTAGTCATTCAGCGCCTATTTATTCGATGGATAAGCGCCTAGATGGCCGTATATCAGCGCCGCAATGCCAATATTTGTGAAGGATAAGGGTGCAACCACTTATACAGCGTCACATCGCTAACTTACCCGAGGACAAGCATCTAGGCGCTAACCTTCCAGCGCCGCGGAGCTGAGAAGCTAGTtagtgttatatatatatatatatatatatatatatatatataaaagaggGCACCGAAAACATTCCACCCTAACACATTCAAGTAGCGCCGCGCCTATCCTCCTCCACCATTGAGAAGAATCGCTTCGGCTCCAAATTTTACTCTGAAAACAACACATTACACAACACAAATCACTCTCAAGGCTATTACATCTCTACATCTCACTTGAAAAGTTTCCTTCGGCTTAAGGATTTCAACGAGAGTTTTCAAAACGAGTCGATCTCGGACAAATTGCAAGCAAATCTCGGTTCTCTACAACAAGATGACTATTTTAGGTGTTGTGATTCTCACTTTTCATGCTTTGAATTTGACGGACTTGAGATCTTGAACTTTGCACACAAGGTGTTTGATAAATTATTTGAGTGAATTATGTTCTTGGTATTTGTTGGATTGAGATATTGCATGTTGTAGAGGAACTAGTGCTCGGAAGATTATTTTGATATTGTGAAATATATTGTTGGAACATCGTTATTGTGAGGCATTGTTGTAGGGACAATCGCTATCGAGTGAAGTGTTATTTGAGTTGAATCATACCGCCAAAGAAGAAGAGTAAGTGTGGTCAAGATGGGGATTGTGAGTTGTCTTCGGCTAGTTTTGATAGACGACGGTTCTGGGATGCTATTGCCGCTGAGAACTATACAAAGTTACAAGAAAAATGTATGCAACATGAGAGGGAGATGGATCAGAGTTACCCGAATTGTGATACATTGGTTCGTGCTCGGGGCATACATTGGGATGAGTTTGTGAAGCCGCCTGTGGATGTTGTGATGTCCCTTGTTATGGAATTCTACGCAAATTTAAATGTAAAGCACGAGGACTATCACGTAAATATTAGGAGGCAGGTGGTTGCCTTTGACAGTTAGACGATCAATTCACTGTACTCGATGCCCAACTATGACACCGACGAGTACACGACGTTTATGAGAGAGACCTACCTTTATGAGGAGATCATTACTACACTTTGTGAGTCGGGCACAGTTTGGAAGCTCAATAATCAACGAGCCCCGATCACATTCCTAGCCACGTCTATGAAGATGGAATCATATAACTGGTATCATTTCGTAGCCTCGAGGTTGATGCCATCTGGGCATGTTTCGGATGTGCTGAAGACTAAGGCAACTTTAGTTTAGTGTATCATCACCGGCAAGACAGTAGATGCAGGCGGGTGATTATGAGTTCGATCTTGCAAGCTGCCCGGGGCACTTCCACAATTAGCATGTCCCATTCTTTGACCATCATGGATCTCTATCACATAGCGGGGGTTACATGGGATGAAAGTGAGGGAGTAATGTGGACAAAAGGTGATATCCTACAGGTTGGGGACCTCCCGAGAGACAAGAGACGGAGACAGATTGCTAGTGGTCCAGACAAGGCTTCAGGGAGTGGAGCACAGTTGCAGGCCGCTCCACGGGCACCACAAGTATGACAGGTAGGTACCGGGAGGGAACAGACCACGCAGGAGCGTCTCGATGATCTGGAGCGCATGATGAGGAGACAATGGCGGATCACTCGCGAGCACATGGATTATACACACAATTTTACTCGTGTGCTTGCACAACGCTTTCTTGAGACCAGTGCCTCCGAAGAGCCATTCCCGCCTCCACCAGAATTTTCACACCGACCCATCGAGGATGATGACGAGTATGATGAGGAGGTCGAGCTGTCAAGCGAGGACAGCGAGTCCCTGACACTCGTTGTACGAGGTATGTGATCCCATGTTTTTCTTTGTTTATTACTGTACATTAGGACAATGCATGTACTTAAGTTTTTattttgggggggggggggggggggggggggggggtgtgaATTTGTTTGCATGATAAACTTGTTTAATTTGTTTTGAGGACTGTATGATTAGTTATTTTCTGCACAGTAGTTATAGTGTTTTAATTTCGCAGGGAATCTAGTCGAGTCGTGTTGGTTTAAGAAAAAAAAGTCATTTTAATTATTGCTTGCTAGATTCGTTAGAAAAGAGTCATGGATAAGTCATTGTGTGGTCGATGATCATAATGAAGTTGTGGTTCTGAAGCATATATGTGTTCTTGATAACTTGGGAGTCACATCTTTTGCACTGTCATGTTTGTTGATGCGATCGATGATTAGAGACAATTTACACACCTGTGATGCTAAATAGACAATGAAGATCGTGATTTTTAGTGATTCTCACATGACATTGATTGAAATTTTTTCAAATACAGAGATGATTTAGgcaattatttttcaatatctTTGGGTCTATTTTCATTGTTTATTATCGATTGTTAGCACATTGAGCCTCGAGTTAAGTGAGATGATTGAATTTTTTGTGTGTGCCTACCTCAGATATAATTTGGGTTGAACAATGCATATGATTGGTCTGTATGAAATAACTAATGGATTCAGAGTAATCTAGAACTTTCTTGAACACTTTTCGAGGTGAAATACAGATAATATGTGACAAAATAATGATTTAGGCAATCTTAGGAACTGTTTGAGCATTCGAGCCTACCAAATGAAAATGAATTATCCATAGTGTACCATTTTGAGCTTGCTAAAAATCAAGTGGAGTGTGTCAATGATttacaattagcccccacttgtataTATTCTATATTTCACAACAACTACcaaatgaagcttatacacttattaTCGAACATAactttgagagaaataagttcattggtgTTGAAATTATTCAATcactccttgaaaagaaaaagaaaaacaaatgtGTATAAAtgagttaaaaaaaaataaaagaagaaaaaaaacaatgaaaagaatgaaTCAAAGTGGTGAAGATAATAAGTGGATGATGAATGAAATGAGAACGAAAATGAGtaaaaatgatgaaattcaaatatttatctcaaattttgattttaatgcCCTTTATTGTAGCCATTAGCCGTAGCCTAACGTTATAAacctacaagacctattaaccttgtcacatttattcaatatactagtggagcaAAGTTGATCAAATCAAGTTTATGGGTACCTGAGAAACATGGTTAGAAAGTATGAACTTTAATCATTTGCATGTAAACATCTCATTGTTTGATATCATTTTTTGGTGTTGTAATGctcgagattttgattctgttaatctgagtttattgattatgaattgatgtgattatagccgggccattccgagatcaGATTTGGGCAAAGCATATGGAATTATACAAGTTTGGATCGAAGGTGctgcgcccgagcgccaatgaatAAGGCCAGAAACCCAAAcatctcgcgcccgggcggaagtttttATCCACTCGAGCGCCCTTGTTTAAAATGAGAGGGCCGAGCAcgtcgcgcccgagcggaaattcatgaccgcccgagcgccaatcaaaattgaagaaaaacgtGACACGTTGCTATCACATGCaagatgatatatatatatatatatatatatatatatatatatatatatgtatatgtaattgCTTCATTTCCTCAGAACAAAAAGAAAAACGAAGGTCAGGGGAAAGCTTTAATTCTTAATACAAAAATTCAAgttgcgagaaatccgtccgttagatttt
This sequence is a window from Primulina tabacum isolate GXHZ01 chromosome 17, ASM2559414v2, whole genome shotgun sequence. Protein-coding genes within it:
- the LOC142530607 gene encoding uncharacterized protein LOC142530607, with translation MQSADPEGVTFTEGGDEGIQRNLPQKLQDPGEFVVPRTIRGQIVGKTICDPGASVNVMTSSLCEKFGLSWMKPTNLILQLEDKYVKVPLGLVEDIEVQIDKLRFRAYFVVLDMENNQNSLVILGRAFLATAGTVIDVKHGRLTMEVDGQRMVIKASKRLHDPP